CGGTATTGTTTTTGGATTAATTCCTAATATGTCAAAAGGCACTATTTACTTTAGTAATGTGAAAAAGAGTACTAACGATGCAATCTCAGATGTAATTCCATTTCAAGTAGGTGTTCTGCTTGTTAGATATTTGGGTGCCCCATTAATCTCTTCCTATTTACTTAGGAaggattgtttggttttgattgataaGGTTAAAAACAGGTTGTATGATTTGAGAAATAACTCACTTTCTTTTGGTGGAAGTCTATAATTGATTAATTCTGTTTTAAGTTATCTTCAAGTGTTTTGGTAATCTATGTTCATCTTGCATGTTAATGTAACTGTAAATATTATAAGATTGATGAGAAACTTTCTTTGGTGTCAAGAAGAATTTAAAAGAGGCAAGGCTAAAGTGAATTGGGGTGATGTATGGAAGCCTAAGTCTAAGGGTGGTCAGGGCATAAAATCATTGCGTACTTGGAACAAAGCACTTATGGCTAAGCATATTTGGAACATTGTAAATGATAAAGATTTTATATGTGTTAGATGGATAAAAGCAGTCAAACTTAGAAGCGGGGAATAATTAGAACTATAATTCACCATTGGATGCTTGTTGGAGTTGGAGGAAAATCATGCAGCTAAAAAACATTATTGCCAAGTTCATTGTTATGTCTTTTTGTGATAGTAAGAAGACCTCTCCCTGGTATGATAATTGGTTGGCCTCTGGTCCACTCTGTAAGTTTATATCTTATAGAGACCTTTATGCTTCTGACTTTACTAAAAATGAAAAGGTTCCTGATATTATTTCAAATGGCAAGTGGAATATTCATGTTGACTGGTTGGATAGGTTTAAGGTCATCTTTAACCAACCTCCTATAAATATGGTTAGTAATAAAGCTGATGGTTGTATGTGGAAATCTAAATCTGGCAAGATGTTGACTTTTTCTGTGAAAGCTATATGGAATGACTTGTGTGATGATTGGGAAGATGTGAAATGGGCCGGGCTAGTGTGGTTTAGTCAATGTACCTCAGACACTCATTTGCAACTTGGGTTGACTTACACAACAAATTAAAAACTTAAGACAAATATTGGGTGGTGGATAATCAACCTGCACAAAAATGCCCTTTCTGTTTGGCTCAAAAGGATAGCCATTGTCATTTGTTTTTTGAATGCAATTATCCTCCGGAGGATTAGAATGATCTTAAATGTTTGGTCAGGTTAGATAATGCTCCAAGTTCATGGTTGGAGCTAATTGACTTTTTACAAAAAAGACCTATTAATAAGTCAATATGGAGTATATTACAGAGATTAGTCGTTGGGGCATGTGTATACTTTATTTGGCAAGAAAGAAATCTTAGATTATTTCAAAATAAATCAAGATCTATTTCTTTGCTTTTAGAGATTATCAAACAGAATGTGTACTTAAAACTTTCTGGATTGATAATCAGTAAATCATGACAAGCAGAGATTGCTTTTGAATTGTGGTATGTAAATGGTGATGATCCTAAGGCTACGATTCCCAATGAATGATCAAAATAGAGTATGGATTGATAATGGGGCTTTGTTGCATGTCCTGCTAAAAAACCCTACTGATACTTTGATCTTGTTTGGTGTAGATGTAAATTTTTACTTTCTTATTCCATATGCTTTGACTGATGCTACTTTGCTTTTAATGGTGTGCTTGATTGCCCATTAAGCAAGTAACTGGAAGGTCTTTCAGAAACTGAAGGGTTAGGATTTGGATTTGAGCTGGAGCTGTAATGCAATCTTCTTGTATTCTGACTTTTTTAGGTTTATTGAGTTGACCAGGTTTGACTTTTGCAATGGAGGTAGTTTAATGGTGATATGGCTTGACTCCATGTCACTAGGTGTTAGTGGTTATTCATTGCTGTCTTTAGTGGCCCTTCAAATCCCTAGCATTGTTTGTGGGTTGTGCAGGTTGTACTGTTGGtggattatgaaatgtcccgttcatattgattataaacgtttcatattaattgattttgttgcgaggtattgacctctatatgagacgtttttcaaagactgcattcgattttaaaaacaaaccataacctttattttatcgataaaggtttaaaagcatgacgtagattatcaaataatgataatctaaaatatatcagttttacacgcgaccattacataatggtttacaataatattacacatcgatttaaatctccgaatggagtttttaaacaatatgttacaagcatgcttgactccaattcttgtccttaatttaacatgcaacagcggaagctcttaataatcaactgagaataaacatgcttaaaacgtcaacaaaaatgttggtgagttataggtttaacctatataacaaattatattaatagaccataagatttcattttttataatacatacaggaacactcatctatataaaaatcattcatatgaagaacacctggtaaccgacattaacaaaatgcatatagaatatccccaaatatagaggaacactcatctatatataaaaatcgaagtactaatgcatccataacctggatggggtctgttatacccaatagatctatcttcaggattcgcgtcaattagtggcgttcactaattcttaggttaccaagcaaaaggggtgatattcaataagataattcaatcatagaatgcagttttcaagtacttgtgtctattttgcaaatcatttataaaactgtatatattctcatcccaaaaataatgaatagtaaaaatgggactataactcactttcacagatttttccttcgtcggaaaataacacttggccactagtcgattcatgaacctaaaacaaatatacacatatatatcaaagtatcatcgaaatatattcacaacattttttattacgttttaataatttaagtttgttaagttaatagtccaacgttagtagtccacaattagttgtccacagttagtagtacagaaataaatcaatatatattatctcgaatcaatccacgacccagtgtatacaagtctcagactcgatcacaacacaaagtatatatattattttggaatcaacctcaaccctgtatagctaactcgagcattaccgcatatagagtgtctatgattattcaaaataatatatatagaatgacgtcgatatgatatgtcaaaacattgtatacgtgtctatgttctataaagattacataatatatgttag
This genomic stretch from Rutidosis leptorrhynchoides isolate AG116_Rl617_1_P2 chromosome 11, CSIRO_AGI_Rlap_v1, whole genome shotgun sequence harbors:
- the LOC139875633 gene encoding uncharacterized protein translates to MQLKNIIAKFIVMSFCDSKKTSPWYDNWLASGPLCKFISYRDLYASDFTKNEKVPDIISNGKWNIHVDWLDRFKVIFNQPPINMVSNKADGCMWKSKSGKMLTFSVKAIWNDLCDDWEDVKWAGLVWFSQCTSDTHLQLGLTYTTN
- the LOC139875632 gene encoding uncharacterized protein: MEVLTLMIRRKVENDEDFEYHWRCEEVGMTHLCFADNLLLFCHGDEYSVSVLNDALFEFGIVFGLIPNMSKGTIYFSNVKKSTNDAISDVIPFQVGVLLVRYLGAPLISSYLLRKDCLVLIDKVKNRLMRNFLWCQEEFKRGKAKVNWGDVWKPKSKGGQGIKSLRTWNKALMAKHIWNIVNDKDFICVRWIKAVKLRSGE